GGGGGGCAGCGGGGGCCCCGGACTGGGGTTGGAGGCCCTCGGCCTAGCCTTGGAGGACGTCGGGGCGCCCGTCTTGGAGGGGCACCTAAGGAATCCGGCAGTGGCCTGCTTGGATCGTGGCTTTATTAAAGGAGTCGTGAGAGTGCATTAAACGGGGTCTGGGTCAGGTTTGGGGAGCCCTTGACTGCGTCTAGAGGGGCCTATTCTGGAGTATCCAGAAACTGGTCTGAGATAGCTGAACTTGGCAGACTGGGACTCTGATTAGAGGCTGAATTCAGGGGTTTTCAGTTGGACATGAGGGGAATGAATTTGAGGGGACACTGTCAGGTGAGGCACTGGTTTTAAGGGAATCCTGGAATCTTTTTCCCTCAGTGTGGGAGAAGGGGTCCTGAGGGACACAAGTGCTGTTCTGGGAGCTTGGTGCCTCTCAGTGACTGGTTGCTGTGTTTGGGGATAACATGAATCTGGAGGGATTTGGAGGTATCTCAGATATGCTGCCTGGGACCAGCCTTGTGAGTGCGTGTGAATGAACAAGAGAAGCAACAACATTCAGCAAGACTTGGCCTGAATAATCCTTTCCCCCCTGCCCGCCCATCCAGCTGGGGCAGAGCCCAAGGATAGTGGAAAAGCCCTCTTCCCACACCTGTTAAGGGCCTGAATGGGAGACAGCCAGCCAGACAGAGGGCGATGATGTTACCTCTTAGCTCAGAGAAGGCCTCAGACCTTGTTTGGGAACCCAGAGGAGGCTCTTGTTCATGCTGCTACTCGTTCTAGCCTCTCAGCCCTTCCCACTACCTAGCCCCACAccccttttctttttatcttcttttcgaTCTCTGAGCTTCTGGGGGTAATCTGTCCATAGAGCTGGAACGAGTACAGATTGCACCATCCCTGCCTGGGTGGATCCCCTCTGGCCTCTTCTCATCCTTACTTTTATCAATGGGCTTTGGAGCCCCAGCCCTCCCTGATCACCCTAGTGCCCATCTCTTCCAACTTCTGTGCAATGGGTGTGTGAGCCTTGGTGGTGATGGGGCTCTTTGCCTCCTTTGTGCCTGGGATTGTGCTGAGCTCAGTGGCTCCCCCGAGCTTCCTCTTCCCCACTTCCTGGGTGGTTTTAGAGCTCCATCTGAGggtgaggagaggaaggaagacagatccttggggaggggagaggattcTTGTCAAGTGAAGTCACCAGCAATCTCTCAGCATTCTAAATGTTTGGCTAAATTGAAGGATGCATATTCATCCACGTGTGTGTTAACTGTCCCTTGCTCTCTGGGGCTGAGCAGAGCCTTTCTGTATATTGATTCACCATCTTCTAATTCCTCTGTAACAACCTAGATCATCGCAGTAGTGGACATAGTTAAAGGGAGGGGTGTATATGGCTTCTTATTTTGTATGCCAGTGGGTATTGATgttggaggtgtgtgtgtgttttgatctATCCAAAAAAACAGAAGGCTGGGCAAGCTCCTCCGGCTAAGAAAAGAATACTTGTATAAAGTGGATCAACCACCCAAATTCTCCCTCTTGTAAATCCAGTCTGTTGGAGTGAGGGGAGCCtttgatatttctattttatatctgGGCATGTGTTGGCATCCCATGAACTCTAACTGGGGCTGGGAGAaactcatttgtgaaatgggttTTCACAAATTTCACTTGACTTTATGTCAAGTGAATTATTCCCAGTTCTCTTTGTGATGCATTCAGTTTGTGTTACAAGGGACTGTTATGCTGAGGGGTGCCCCtacttgctctgtgtgtgtgtgtgtgaacatacaCATATACCTGGGCTCAAATTCAGctgtaaagaaaatattagggggttggccaagcgcagtggctcatgcctgtaatcccagcactttgggaggccgaggcaggcagatcatgaggtcaggagatcgagaccatcctggccaacatggtggaaccctgtctctactaaaaatacaaaaattagctggaggtggtgatgtgtgcctgtaatcccagctactcgggaggctgaggcacgagaatcacttgaacccagggggcagaggttgcagtgagccgagatcacaccactgtattccagcctggcgacagagcaagactttgtcttaaaaaaaaaaaagtaggtgggTATGGGGGCTGGGAGAACTCTGATAGGAAGTCAGGAATCCTTCTATAAAGTGAATTGTTATTCCTAAATTCTGTTTTCCTCAAACCCAGGTTGTTACAGTGTGGGGGTTGGGATGCAGGCGTTCTTATTATTCTGACTCTTAAGGGACTATGAGTAACACAGTGGGGAGGGGAACGGAGGATGGGGGAAAGGAGGTGGGAATTCATGGTTGTGTGGTACCCAGCAAGGTGGCCAAGTATGAGGGGCTTGTGCCTTCCTCTTCATTctccccttctctgtctctctctttctctgtctcaggGGAGGGCTGGGGAATAAGGTCCTTCATTCAATCACTGACCACCACTCCACCTCCCCCTCAGCCTGAACTCTTTGCTTCCGGAATCCGGGATTGTTGCTGACATAGAATTAGAAAACGTCCTTGATCCTGACAGCTTCTACGAGCTCAAAAGCCAACCCTTACCCCTTCGCTCAAGGTATGTATGACTTGTCTGTCTGACTCCCTTCCCAATTCCTCAGCGCTCCTCTCCCCTCTTGATGGGCAGAGGCCCTCAGTACCAGCCCAACCCATTCTTTCACCAGTCTGCGTTTTCTAGGTGGTAAAATTAGGGGCCAGAAAGAGCATGTCACACAGGAAAGTAGGTGGTCAAGCTAGGATTCCAGTATCTCTGTCAAGACCCCCCTTGCCTCCCCCCTGCCCACCTGCACACCCATTCATATGCAAGTGTTCCAGCTTCTGGTGTTCCAGCCGGCCTGGAGTGCTCAGAGATAGGGCGTAGCCTGCTTAAACTCTAGTCCCCGGGTGGGCGGGGCCATACCTCTAGCCCCAACTCAGCCCCTTCCCACACTACCAACTCACCCACCCTCAGCCCTTGAGGAGCCCCTGCTGGTCTCTTCTTTCCCCAAGCTTGGAAGTCTAAATGTGCTGAGTCATCGGCCTGGGCtctgagagaggggaggggaggtggaagAGGGGCAGGAAGAGAGTATTGTGAAATCTCTGAGGTTTTCAAGACTGACTAGCTCCTGGGACCAGAGGCCCAgacaggggaggaagaggaaccTGGGGCTCCTCCTATCACCTGACGCCCACCCCCAGGAGCTCAGAGAGCTTCTCTAGCCTTACATTGGGCTTAGGAGCCCTCTGTATCCACATTCTGCTGCCACAGCCTCAATTCTGCTTCTTCTGCTCTCCTGTAAATAGGACAAACACCCCCTTGCAGAGCTGAACAATAGCATCTCCACTTAATATGTGAACAGGCTCAAATCTAGGCTTCACCATAAGGACGAAAGGCTAAAACTCCCCCACCAGACTGACCTCCAATGTGTCCCCCATCAGACTGTGACCCCTGAGagccaccaccaagcctggtaCCTGTGTCTCTGCTTCTACATTGTGGCCTCGGAAGGCAGAGAACAGGCCTGGTTCCTGTGTCTGCTCCATCACAATACGACCCTTTAGGCTTGGGATGAGACTTTTAGCTTACCTAAAATATGGCCCCATATTTCCCATTCCACAGCCTCCCAATATCACTGCAGGCCACACCAGCCACCCCAGCTACACTCTCTGCATCGTCTTCTGCAGGGGGCTCCAGGACCCCTGCCATGTCGTCATCTTCTTCATCGAGGGTCTTGCTGCGGCAGCAGCTAATGCGGGCCCAGGCGCAGGAGCAGGAGAGGCGTGAGCGTCGGGAACAGGCCGCCGCGGCTCCCTTCCCCAGTCCTGCACCTGCCTCTCCTGCCATCTCTGTGGTTGGCGTCTCTGCTGGGGGCCACACATTGGGCCGTCCACCCCCTGCTCAGGTGCCCAGGGAGGTGCTCAAGGTAAGGTGAGATCCAGAGGCCCTGGGAGGGGGCTCCTGGTGACTGAGGAGTAGTCCTAGGAGCTAGGGATGGCCTCAATGTGCTGGTGATTTGGGGGCTAGGTCTTAGGGGCTCTAAGGAAGGTCCCTGGTACTGTTTAAATGATCTGTGTTCATGTCTCATGTGTTTTGGGTTTCTGAGGTGATCTTGTGAAATTGCGAGTTCTTGGGGGCCATGAGGATGTCTTGGTGAACCATGGAGGCTTATGAGTGCCCCAAGTGGGCCCTGGCTTTGTAGGAAGAGCTTCATGTGTGTGGGATACGTTAGTTCTTTGGCCATCAGGGGGTCTTGGGGAAGCATTGTATGGTTCCCAGGTCTATTAGGTGGTGTCAGAGACTAGGGTGGGGAATCTTGGGGACTGTGACAGGGTTTTCCAGAAACTACGAGGGATCCTGTCAGTCATAGGTGGATCTTGGCAGCTGTGAAGGATTTCTGAGAAAGACAGTTTGGGTCCTGGGGGAGACTTGCCAATGTTTTTGGGGTGTTCTCAGATTCTGGGTCCAGCTTGTCTGCCTGAGTCTAGGCACCGATGAGTTAGGAGGGTCAGGCTGGAGCTCAGAGTCACCCCTTTGAGTCCTGTTCTGCCTTGTCCCCTCCCTTTCCTTGTCTACCTTATTCCACAGGTGCAGACCCACCTGGAGAACCCAACGCGCTACCACCTGCAGCAGGCACGCCGGCAGCAGGTGAAACAGTACCTGTCCACCACACTCGGGCCCAAGCTGGCTTCCCAGGCCCTCACCCCACCGCCGGGGCCCACAAGTGCCCAGCCGCTGCCTGCCCCCGAGGCTGCCCATACTACCGGCCCTACAGGCAGTGCGCCCAACAGCCCCATGGCGCTGCTCACCATCGGGTCCAGCTCAGAGAAAGAGGTAAGAGGCTACAGCCAAACCTCCTCCCACATTCCCCTCCCAAATTCTTCTAACCCTGTACGATACTTACTTCTTCCCCTAGATTGATGATGTCATTGATGAGATCATCAGCCTGGAGTCCAGTTACAATGATGAAATGCTCAGCTATCTGCCTGGAGGCACCACAGGACTGCAGCTCCCCAGCACGGTGAGGCCCTGAGATGGGAGGTTGGTCTGAAAATTAGGGCATTTCTGTATCACCAAGACCATACTCAGCTGGCTGTGTGTATATGAGACCCTTGCCTGGATTGTGCTAAGATAGAGAGGGAGGCCTTATGACAAGAATAGAGTATGTCAATGCCCTTGGACCTTGTTGGACTGTGTTGAGAGGTAGGCCATGTAGACTGTGAAAGATACAGGTGGGGAGTTCACTGAGACAGCAGGGTATATCAAAGTGCTTAGGCTTTGCTGTGAGAAGTACGAAGAGAtgataatcttttctttttttttttgtgacagagtctcgctctgtcactcaggctggagtgcagtggtgcaatcttggcttactgcaatctctgcctcccaggtccaagcaattctcctgcctcagcctcctgagtagctgggattataggcacgtgccaccacacctggctgatttttgtatctttagcagagacagggtttcaccgtgttagccaggatggtctcaatctcctgactttgtgatctgcctgccttggcctcccaaagtgctgggattacaggcctgagccactgtgcccagcctaacttgctttatttatttatttatttttaatttaatttttttttttttttttttttgagatggagtttcactcttcttgtccaggctggaatgcaatggtgtgatctctgctcattgcaccctctgcctcctgggttcaagcgattctcctgcctcagcctcccaagtagctgagattacaggtgcctgccagcatgcctggctaatttttgtattttagtagagacggggtttcactatgttggtcaggctggtctcgaactcctgacctcaggtgatccacccacctcggcctcccaaagttctcggattacaggcttgagccaccgcgcccagcctatttatttatttttgagatagggtcttgctctgtcacccaggctggagtgcagtgg
This genomic stretch from Chlorocebus sabaeus isolate Y175 chromosome X, mChlSab1.0.hap1, whole genome shotgun sequence harbors:
- the TFE3 gene encoding transcription factor E3 isoform X2 → MSHAAEPPRDGVEASAEGPRAVFVLLEERRPADSAQLLSLNSLLPESGIVADIELENVLDPDSFYELKSQPLPLRSSLPISLQATPATPATLSASSSAGGSRTPAMSSSSSSRVLLRQQLMRAQAQEQERRERREQAAAAPFPSPAPASPAISVVGVSAGGHTLGRPPPAQVPREVLKVQTHLENPTRYHLQQARRQQVKQYLSTTLGPKLASQALTPPPGPTSAQPLPAPEAAHTTGPTGSAPNSPMALLTIGSSSEKEIDDVIDEIISLESSYNDEMLSYLPGGTTGLQLPSTLPVSGNLLDVYSSQGVATPAITVSNSCPAELPNIKREISETEAKALLKERQKKDNHNLIERRRRFNINDRIKELGTLIPKSSDPWSLTLSPRLECSGTMGDALEQGHHPEGLCGLYPQAAEGATALQRPGEPAAIPGAGQPQPAAPNSGARTAGPDPWLAGTSHPRVALPGHDFGF